From Vitis vinifera cultivar Pinot Noir 40024 chromosome 14, ASM3070453v1, a single genomic window includes:
- the LOC100260093 gene encoding large ribosomal subunit protein bL27c encodes MASLNLVGAFKGLSLSSTSSFLRGDLGSITGSSKLCVSFPLKSLPLTIESAHKKGAGSTKNGRDSRGQRLGVKIYGDQVAKPGAIIVRQRGTKFHPGKNVGLGKDHTIFSLIDGLVKFEKFGPDRKKISVYPCVLQPENPNSCRAKKREYFRMQRERKKARKEGIVPQPQLVLASANEATDGNPIC; translated from the exons ATGGCGAGTTTGAACCTTGTAGGAGCTTTCAAAGGACTCTCTCTAAGCTCTACCTCTTCCTTCTTGAGAGGAGATTTGGGTTCCATTACTGGTAGTTCCAAGTTATGTGTTTCATTTCCACTCAAATCGTTGCCACTCACGATTGAGTCTGCGCACAAGAAAGGAGCTGGAAGTACAAAGAACGGTCGGGATTCCAGAGGGCAAAGGCTTGGCGTCAAGATTTACGGCGATCAGGTCGCGAAGCCCGGCGCAATCATCGTCCGGCAGCGAGGTACCAAG TTCCACCCAGGGAAGAATGTGGGGCTGGGCAAGGACCACACCATCTTTTCCTTGATTGATGGATTAGTCAAATTTGAGAAGTTTGGGCCTGATAGGAAAAAG ATAAGCGTTTACCCATGTGTTTTACAGCCTGAAAACCCCAACAGTTGCAGAGCAAAGAAGAGAGAATACTTCAGAATGCAGCGTGAACGCAAGAAAGCCAGAAAAGAAGGCATTGTCCCTCAACCCCAGCTTGTACTGGCATCAGCAAATGAAGCTACTGATGGAAATCCAATTTGTTGA